In one window of Vibrio sp. JC009 DNA:
- a CDS encoding M20 family metallopeptidase, giving the protein MFTEKFLSDLNELVSIDCGSDNKEGVEQVADVITRHFKQMEMEGKTWFADRKSIHHECGPFLIFSNRKQAETYDVTLLCHMDTVYKPGICDQYPAYTDGDKYRGPGVSDMKSGCLAVIYALKLMAKEVFDSLSVCVCFTPDEEIGAPYSHSYIEEVAKRSKRVLVGEAARPDGSLLKARKGNGKIQVEFFGKAAHAGSALTEGVSAVTELAHWVHAINDLVDLKKGTTASVGIVEGGTGINVVPDYAKAMVDLRFLENSEGDRVLDYLHTLSEKPFLQGMKVKVQRLAGRPAFQVVDGAPELIELVKNSAQKLDIDINFITGGGASDGNIAAALGVPTIDGFGPCGGGFHNVKEEFVLISTIEPRVKLLTKVLEELGSDR; this is encoded by the coding sequence ATGTTTACTGAGAAGTTTCTTTCAGACCTGAATGAGTTAGTCAGCATAGATTGCGGTTCTGATAACAAGGAGGGAGTGGAGCAGGTTGCGGATGTTATCACTCGCCACTTTAAACAGATGGAAATGGAAGGAAAGACGTGGTTTGCTGACCGAAAAAGCATCCATCATGAGTGTGGTCCTTTTCTGATCTTCAGCAACAGAAAGCAGGCTGAAACGTACGATGTTACTTTACTGTGCCATATGGATACGGTTTATAAGCCGGGTATTTGCGATCAGTATCCTGCTTACACAGACGGTGATAAGTACAGAGGTCCGGGTGTTTCTGATATGAAATCGGGCTGTCTTGCTGTTATTTATGCTCTTAAGCTGATGGCAAAAGAGGTCTTCGATTCACTTTCAGTTTGTGTCTGTTTTACTCCTGATGAAGAAATTGGAGCGCCTTATTCACACTCTTATATTGAGGAAGTCGCGAAGAGATCGAAAAGAGTGCTGGTTGGTGAAGCCGCAAGACCTGATGGCAGCCTGCTAAAAGCCCGTAAAGGTAATGGTAAAATTCAGGTTGAGTTCTTTGGTAAAGCAGCTCATGCGGGAAGTGCTTTGACTGAGGGTGTATCGGCAGTCACCGAACTGGCTCACTGGGTGCATGCAATCAATGACCTGGTTGATCTGAAAAAAGGCACCACAGCATCCGTCGGTATTGTCGAAGGGGGGACAGGAATTAATGTTGTTCCTGATTACGCTAAAGCTATGGTTGATTTACGGTTTCTGGAGAATTCTGAAGGGGACCGGGTTCTGGACTATCTGCATACCCTAAGTGAAAAGCCTTTTCTGCAAGGCATGAAAGTTAAAGTACAAAGGCTTGCCGGGAGGCCGGCATTTCAGGTTGTTGATGGTGCCCCGGAGTTGATTGAGCTGGTAAAAAATAGTGCTCAGAAGCTGGATATTGATATCAACTTTATTACCGGAGGCGGAGCGTCTGACGGTAATATAGCGGCTGCTCTTGGTGTACCGACCATTGATGGTTTTGGCCCCTGCGGTGGTGGTTTCCACAATGTGAAGGAGGAGTTTGTTCTGATTTCTACGATTGAGCCAAGAGTGAAGTTACTGACTAAAGTGCTGGAAGAGCTGGGCTCTGACCGTTAA
- the trmB gene encoding tRNA (guanosine(46)-N7)-methyltransferase TrmB — protein sequence MSEVTTNEYNEDGKLIRKVRSFVRREGRLTKGQEAAINDCWPTMGIDYKEELLNWSEVFGNDNPVVLEIGFGMGASLVEMAKNAPEKNFIGIEVHSPGVGACLKDAQEAGVTNLRVMCHDAVEVFANMIPDSSLHTVQLFFPDPWHKKRHHKRRIVQLEFAEMVRQKLALETGIFHMATDWENYAEHMVEVMNQAPGYENIAEDGDYIPRPEERPLTKFEARGHRLGHGVWDIKYKRTA from the coding sequence ATGAGTGAAGTGACCACAAACGAATATAACGAAGATGGCAAATTGATACGTAAGGTACGTAGTTTTGTACGTCGGGAAGGACGTTTAACTAAAGGTCAGGAAGCCGCAATTAATGATTGCTGGCCGACTATGGGGATCGACTACAAAGAAGAGCTGCTTAACTGGAGTGAAGTGTTCGGCAACGATAACCCTGTCGTGCTGGAGATCGGCTTCGGTATGGGCGCATCACTGGTTGAGATGGCTAAGAATGCCCCTGAGAAAAACTTCATCGGAATTGAGGTTCACAGCCCTGGTGTTGGCGCTTGTCTGAAAGATGCACAGGAAGCAGGTGTAACTAACCTGAGAGTCATGTGCCACGATGCCGTGGAAGTGTTTGCCAATATGATCCCGGATAGCAGCCTGCATACCGTACAGCTATTCTTCCCGGACCCATGGCATAAGAAACGTCACCACAAGCGCCGTATCGTTCAGCTTGAGTTTGCTGAAATGGTTCGTCAGAAACTGGCTCTTGAGACAGGTATTTTCCATATGGCAACAGACTGGGAAAACTACGCAGAGCATATGGTTGAAGTGATGAATCAGGCTCCTGGCTATGAAAACATTGCAGAAGACGGCGATTACATTCCGCGTCCGGAAGAGCGTCCGCTAACCAAATTTGAAGCTCGTGGCCACCGCCTTGGACACGGTGTCTGGGATATCAAGTATAAGCGTACCGCTTAA
- the mutY gene encoding A/G-specific adenine glycosylase translates to MTPFSQAILTWYEAYGRKELPWQKEKTLYKVWLSEIMLQQTQVTTVIPYFERFVERFPTITDLANAHQDEVLHLWTGLGYYARARNLHKAAQIVRDRYQGEFPTDITAVNELPGVGRSTAGAVLSSVLNQPHAILDGNVKRTLARCFTVEGWPGKKAVESRLWELAEQHTPETDVDKYNQAMMDMGALVCTRSRPKCSLCPVESFCEAKKQGRESEFPGKKPKKEKPVKETWFIMLYHDNQVWLEQRPQSGIWGGLFCFPQNEHADIQLQLDSRAISDSDIESVTNLISFRHTFSHYHLDITPLLIKLNKQPGLIMEGAGGLWYNLSQPEQIGLAAPVKQLIEALPFEIN, encoded by the coding sequence GTGACACCATTTTCCCAAGCAATACTTACCTGGTATGAAGCCTATGGCCGTAAAGAGCTGCCGTGGCAGAAAGAGAAGACCCTCTACAAGGTTTGGTTATCCGAAATTATGCTGCAACAGACGCAGGTAACCACTGTCATCCCTTACTTTGAACGCTTTGTCGAGAGATTCCCGACCATAACTGATTTAGCTAACGCACATCAGGATGAAGTGCTTCATCTCTGGACCGGCCTTGGGTACTACGCCCGTGCCCGCAACCTGCATAAAGCGGCTCAGATTGTGCGAGACCGGTATCAGGGAGAGTTTCCAACTGATATTACTGCAGTAAATGAACTGCCTGGTGTGGGGCGTTCAACTGCTGGTGCCGTGCTTTCCTCTGTTCTTAATCAGCCCCACGCGATTCTGGATGGAAATGTAAAGCGTACCCTAGCCAGATGCTTTACCGTTGAAGGCTGGCCGGGAAAGAAGGCCGTTGAGAGCCGTTTATGGGAGCTGGCCGAACAGCACACGCCTGAGACAGATGTTGATAAGTACAATCAGGCAATGATGGATATGGGTGCGCTTGTCTGTACCAGAAGCAGGCCTAAGTGTTCACTCTGCCCGGTTGAAAGCTTCTGTGAGGCGAAAAAGCAGGGAAGAGAGTCGGAGTTCCCGGGTAAGAAGCCTAAAAAGGAAAAGCCGGTAAAAGAGACCTGGTTTATTATGCTGTATCACGACAATCAGGTCTGGCTGGAGCAGCGCCCTCAGTCCGGGATCTGGGGCGGGCTGTTTTGTTTTCCTCAGAACGAGCATGCTGATATTCAGCTGCAACTGGACAGCCGGGCTATTTCAGATTCGGATATTGAGTCAGTAACAAACCTTATCAGTTTCAGGCATACATTTAGCCATTATCATCTGGACATCACACCTTTGCTCATAAAGTTAAACAAACAACCCGGTCTGATAATGGAAGGTGCGGGTGGTCTCTGGTATAACTTATCTCAACCTGAACAAATTGGTCTGGCTGCTCCGGTAAAACAGCTGATTGAAGCCTTACCCTTTGAAATTAACTAA
- a CDS encoding oxidative damage protection protein, with protein MSRTVFCAYLKKEAEGLDFQLYPGELGKRIFDNISKEAWAQWQHKQTMLINEKKLNMMDPEHRKLLESEMEQFLFEGKDIVIDGYTPPSK; from the coding sequence ATGAGCCGTACAGTATTTTGTGCCTATCTGAAAAAAGAAGCTGAAGGACTGGACTTTCAACTTTACCCGGGTGAACTGGGTAAGCGTATCTTTGACAATATTTCCAAAGAAGCCTGGGCTCAGTGGCAGCATAAACAAACCATGCTTATCAATGAAAAGAAACTGAATATGATGGACCCGGAACACCGCAAGCTGCTTGAAAGTGAAATGGAGCAGTTCTTATTTGAAGGAAAAGATATTGTGATTGATGGCTATACGCCACCGTCGAAGTAA
- the mltC gene encoding membrane-bound lytic murein transglycosylase MltC produces the protein MKKFLCLLLPFILSGCSREFIEEHVYTPNYEPTNRFAKNLAKLPGQFQKDTAALDALINSFSGSIEKKWGRNEVRMAGKSNYVKYIDNYLSRSEVNFTKGLITVETVSPTDPKKHLKTAIMTTLLTPDDPAQVDLFSSSNIVLEGQPFLYRQVVDQDRQPIQWSWRANRFADHLIANNLKTKKVDFKIAYYVEIPMVKEHFELRSYKYADIVRRASQRYNIPEDLIYAIIKTESSFNPYAVSWANAYGLMQVVPKTAGADVFKLVKKRSGQPSPEYLFNPENNIDTGTAYFYILKNRYLKEVKNPLSQEYSMISAYNGGAGGVLNTFNRRSRQRAMNSLNSLEPNQVYWALTNKHANSEARRYLQKVTKYKRDFNQGKG, from the coding sequence ATGAAGAAGTTTCTCTGTTTATTACTGCCTTTTATCCTTTCCGGTTGTAGCCGCGAGTTTATCGAAGAGCACGTTTATACCCCGAATTACGAGCCAACCAACCGCTTTGCGAAAAACCTGGCCAAACTTCCCGGACAGTTTCAGAAAGATACTGCCGCTCTTGATGCGCTGATCAACAGCTTTTCCGGCTCCATAGAAAAGAAATGGGGACGTAATGAAGTGCGGATGGCAGGTAAGTCTAATTACGTCAAATATATCGACAATTACCTGAGCCGCTCGGAAGTTAACTTTACTAAGGGACTTATCACGGTCGAAACCGTTTCTCCGACGGATCCTAAGAAGCACCTTAAAACTGCCATAATGACCACTCTGCTGACGCCGGATGACCCGGCTCAGGTCGACCTGTTTTCTTCGTCTAACATTGTCCTGGAAGGGCAGCCGTTTCTTTACCGGCAGGTGGTGGATCAGGACAGGCAGCCGATTCAGTGGTCCTGGCGTGCTAATCGTTTTGCCGATCATCTGATTGCCAACAATCTTAAGACTAAGAAGGTGGATTTTAAGATAGCCTACTATGTTGAGATCCCTATGGTGAAGGAGCACTTTGAGCTTCGTAGTTATAAGTATGCAGATATTGTCAGAAGAGCTTCTCAGCGTTATAACATCCCGGAAGATCTTATCTATGCCATCATAAAAACCGAAAGCAGCTTTAACCCGTATGCGGTGAGCTGGGCGAATGCTTATGGTTTGATGCAGGTGGTGCCAAAGACGGCCGGAGCCGATGTATTTAAACTGGTGAAAAAGCGCTCCGGGCAGCCTAGCCCTGAGTATCTGTTTAATCCTGAGAACAATATTGATACCGGAACCGCCTATTTTTATATTCTGAAGAACCGTTATCTGAAAGAGGTGAAAAATCCGCTTTCTCAGGAATACAGTATGATTTCTGCTTATAACGGTGGTGCTGGTGGTGTTTTAAATACGTTTAACCGGCGTAGTCGCCAGAGGGCGATGAATAGTCTGAATTCTCTGGAGCCTAATCAGGTTTACTGGGCGCTGACAAATAAACATGCTAACAGTGAAGCAAGAAGGTATTTGCAGAAGGTAACCAAATACAAGCGGGATTTTAACCAGGGAAAAGGTTAG
- the hemW gene encoding radical SAM family heme chaperone HemW, with protein MILKPPPLSLYVHIPWCVQKCPYCDFNSHALKAEIPEAQYIDALLEDLDKDIEKYAFESDSRQLHSIFIGGGTPSLISPQEIGRLLEGVRKRIPFKEDIEITMEANPGTIEAERFSQYQKQGVTRISIGVQSFEQEKLERLGRIHGQNEAVNAAQLAHSIGLKSFNLDLMHGLPDQSIEQALSDLEKAIELNPPHLSWYQLTIEPNTLFYSKPPVLPDDDDLWEIFDAGHKKLTEAGYVQYEISGYSKPEFQCQHNLNYWRFGDYLGIGCGSHGKLSFADGRIIRTTKVKHPRGYLNMLKPYLDTETVVEKEDRPFEFFMNRFRLMEACPKQDFLDRTGLTLKDIQEQLNQALDKGYLAESETEWQITEKGKLFLNDLLECFM; from the coding sequence ATGATATTAAAACCACCACCGTTAAGCCTGTATGTACATATTCCATGGTGTGTACAAAAATGTCCCTACTGCGACTTCAACTCTCACGCCTTAAAAGCTGAAATCCCTGAAGCTCAGTATATCGATGCTCTGTTAGAGGATCTGGATAAAGACATTGAAAAATACGCTTTTGAGAGTGATAGCAGACAACTGCATTCAATCTTTATCGGTGGTGGTACACCCAGCCTGATTTCTCCGCAAGAGATCGGCCGCCTGCTTGAAGGAGTTCGTAAAAGAATTCCCTTCAAAGAAGACATCGAAATCACCATGGAAGCCAATCCAGGTACCATTGAGGCTGAACGCTTTTCACAGTACCAGAAACAGGGTGTAACCCGTATCTCTATCGGCGTTCAAAGCTTCGAGCAGGAAAAACTGGAGCGCCTGGGAAGAATCCACGGACAGAATGAAGCCGTTAATGCAGCGCAGCTGGCCCACTCTATCGGCCTGAAAAGCTTTAACCTGGACCTGATGCACGGTTTGCCGGATCAATCCATAGAGCAGGCCCTGAGCGACCTGGAGAAAGCGATAGAACTTAATCCGCCTCACCTCTCCTGGTATCAGTTAACCATTGAACCTAACACCCTGTTCTATTCAAAACCTCCGGTACTGCCGGATGACGACGACCTGTGGGAAATCTTCGATGCCGGACACAAAAAACTCACCGAAGCAGGTTATGTACAATACGAAATCTCCGGCTACAGCAAGCCCGAATTCCAGTGCCAGCACAACCTGAACTACTGGCGCTTTGGTGACTACCTTGGCATCGGCTGCGGCTCTCACGGCAAGCTGAGCTTTGCTGACGGCAGAATCATAAGAACAACTAAGGTTAAGCATCCCAGAGGCTATCTGAACATGCTCAAGCCTTATCTGGACACAGAAACCGTGGTAGAAAAAGAAGACCGCCCTTTCGAGTTCTTTATGAACCGCTTCCGCTTAATGGAAGCTTGTCCGAAGCAGGATTTTTTAGACAGAACCGGATTAACACTTAAAGACATTCAGGAGCAACTCAATCAAGCACTGGATAAAGGTTACCTGGCAGAGAGTGAGACTGAATGGCAGATCACCGAAAAAGGAAAACTCTTCCTAAACGACCTGCTCGAATGCTTTATGTAA
- a CDS encoding XTP/dITP diphosphatase has protein sequence MSKIVLATGNQGKVREMADLLSDFGFEVLAQSEFNVSEVAETGTTFIENAIIKARHAAKETGLPAIADDSGLEVDYLKGAPGIYSARYSGEGATDQKNLEKLLQDMDGVPEAERSARFHCVLVLMRHENDPTPIVCHGKWEGQILTESKGSNGFGYDPVFWVPEKGCASAELEAAEKKQLSHRGKALKVLFEELKKQQK, from the coding sequence ATGAGTAAAATCGTTCTGGCAACAGGCAATCAGGGTAAGGTTCGCGAAATGGCGGATCTGCTTTCAGACTTCGGCTTCGAAGTTCTGGCTCAAAGCGAATTTAACGTATCAGAGGTCGCAGAAACCGGCACCACATTTATTGAAAACGCCATTATTAAAGCCCGCCATGCAGCAAAAGAGACCGGCCTTCCGGCTATCGCGGATGATTCCGGCCTTGAAGTGGATTACCTGAAAGGTGCTCCGGGCATCTACTCCGCACGTTACTCCGGTGAAGGCGCTACTGACCAGAAAAATCTGGAAAAGCTGCTGCAAGATATGGACGGCGTACCGGAAGCGGAAAGAAGCGCACGCTTTCACTGCGTACTGGTTCTGATGCGTCATGAAAACGATCCGACACCTATCGTCTGCCACGGTAAATGGGAAGGACAGATCCTGACAGAATCCAAAGGCAGCAACGGCTTTGGTTATGACCCTGTATTCTGGGTTCCGGAAAAGGGCTGTGCATCGGCAGAGCTGGAAGCGGCTGAGAAAAAACAGCTTTCTCACCGTGGCAAAGCACTGAAAGTACTGTTTGAAGAACTGAAGAAGCAGCAGAAGTAA
- the yggU gene encoding DUF167 family protein YggU has protein sequence MPAVVKEGEDLVLRLYIQPKASRDKIVGLHGDELKIAITAPPVDGKANAHLTKVLSKQFKVAKGQINIEKGELGRHKQVRISSPTQIPSEIEALL, from the coding sequence ATGCCCGCAGTAGTGAAAGAAGGCGAAGACTTAGTGCTTCGCCTTTATATTCAGCCCAAAGCCAGCAGAGACAAAATTGTCGGCCTGCACGGAGACGAGCTGAAAATTGCGATTACCGCACCACCGGTGGACGGAAAAGCCAATGCTCACCTGACTAAAGTGCTAAGCAAACAGTTTAAGGTGGCAAAGGGACAAATAAATATAGAGAAGGGAGAGCTTGGGCGGCATAAGCAGGTCCGGATCAGTTCCCCCACTCAAATACCAAGTGAAATTGAAGCTCTCTTATGA
- a CDS encoding YggT family protein, whose product MNSMSFLISTLFDLYIMVVLLRIWLQAARADFYNPFSQFIVKATQPVVAPLRRFIPSIGSIDLATVLFAYLLCLVKFVALIFIVSGGSLAFDTSFPFLALLSLVKAAGGLLFWILIIRAIMSWVSQGRSPIEYVFHQLTEPMLAPIRRIIPAMGGLDLSVLVLFIALQFANFLMADLIGPIWYQL is encoded by the coding sequence ATGAATTCAATGAGTTTTCTGATCTCCACCCTGTTCGATTTATACATCATGGTGGTGCTGTTAAGAATCTGGCTACAGGCTGCCAGAGCAGATTTTTATAATCCGTTCTCTCAGTTTATAGTGAAAGCTACGCAGCCTGTGGTAGCCCCGCTGCGCAGATTCATTCCATCCATCGGCAGTATCGATCTGGCAACGGTACTGTTTGCCTACCTGCTTTGCCTGGTGAAGTTTGTCGCGCTGATCTTTATCGTATCAGGTGGCAGCCTGGCATTTGACACAAGCTTCCCGTTTCTTGCGCTTCTGTCGCTGGTAAAAGCTGCCGGTGGCCTGCTGTTCTGGATACTGATCATTCGCGCCATTATGAGCTGGGTTAGCCAGGGCCGCAGCCCTATCGAGTATGTATTCCACCAGCTAACCGAGCCAATGCTTGCTCCTATCCGCCGCATTATCCCGGCAATGGGTGGACTGGATCTTAGCGTACTGGTTCTGTTTATCGCGCTGCAGTTTGCTAACTTCCTGATGGCTGACCTAATCGGTCCAATCTGGTATCAGCTGTAA
- the proC gene encoding pyrroline-5-carboxylate reductase: MENRKITFIGAGNMARSIIAGLVSSGYEASNITATDPNKEQRELLTQLYGVNTAKDNHDAAADADVIVLAVKPQLMELVCGGLTDIDFSDKLVISIAAGISASRLNELLETELNLVRVMPNTPALVSQGMSGLYAAPAVTEQDKDFAGELMTAVGKVCWVERETEINNVIAAAGSAPAYFFLFMEAMQSEAIAQGFDKETARLLVQQSALGAAEMVIANADTELSTLREQVTSKGGTTAEALRVFNENQLTDIVAKAMQAAVLRAEEMEKLF; the protein is encoded by the coding sequence ATGGAAAACAGAAAAATCACATTTATCGGTGCCGGTAATATGGCTCGCTCTATCATCGCAGGACTGGTTTCCAGCGGTTATGAGGCATCAAATATTACAGCAACCGACCCAAACAAAGAGCAGAGAGAACTGCTGACACAACTGTATGGCGTGAATACAGCAAAAGACAACCATGACGCAGCAGCCGATGCCGATGTGATAGTTCTGGCCGTAAAACCACAGCTGATGGAACTTGTGTGTGGCGGGCTGACCGATATCGATTTTTCTGACAAGCTGGTTATTTCTATTGCAGCCGGTATCTCTGCATCCCGTCTGAATGAACTGCTGGAAACTGAACTGAACCTTGTGCGCGTAATGCCAAACACACCAGCTCTTGTCAGTCAGGGAATGAGCGGCCTATACGCAGCGCCTGCAGTCACTGAGCAGGACAAAGACTTTGCCGGTGAGTTAATGACAGCCGTTGGTAAAGTATGCTGGGTTGAACGGGAAACAGAAATCAACAATGTTATCGCAGCAGCGGGTAGCGCTCCGGCCTACTTCTTCCTGTTTATGGAAGCGATGCAAAGTGAAGCCATCGCACAGGGCTTTGATAAAGAGACCGCCCGGCTACTGGTACAACAGTCAGCGCTGGGAGCAGCTGAAATGGTTATCGCCAATGCTGATACAGAACTTTCCACTTTAAGAGAACAGGTAACTTCAAAAGGTGGAACCACAGCTGAGGCACTAAGAGTATTTAACGAAAATCAGCTAACTGATATCGTAGCGAAAGCAATGCAAGCCGCTGTTCTGAGAGCGGAAGAAATGGAAAAGTTATTCTAA
- a CDS encoding YggS family pyridoxal phosphate-dependent enzyme: protein MSSIQQNIEQIITQIRSEEIKCGRPQDSVQLLAVSKTKPVEAIEEAIAAGQRAFGENYVQEGVDKVQYFTENHASEQLEWHFIGPIQSNKTKLVAEHFDWVHTIDREKIARRLNDQRPANLPPLKVLIQVNTSGEESKSGTTEAEVFALAELISALPNLTLKGLMSIPANVSDHQSQLSAFTQLADLKNKLAAKYEGLDTLSMGMSGDMEAAVEAGSTMVRIGTAIFGARDYSNKK from the coding sequence ATGTCTAGTATTCAACAAAATATAGAACAGATCATCACACAAATCCGCAGTGAAGAAATTAAATGTGGCCGACCACAAGATTCTGTACAGCTTCTCGCGGTAAGTAAGACCAAGCCGGTTGAAGCTATTGAAGAAGCGATAGCAGCAGGCCAGAGAGCATTTGGTGAAAACTATGTTCAGGAAGGCGTTGATAAAGTTCAGTACTTCACTGAAAACCACGCCAGTGAACAACTGGAGTGGCACTTTATCGGCCCGATACAGTCAAACAAAACGAAACTGGTCGCCGAGCACTTCGACTGGGTTCACACCATCGACCGTGAGAAAATTGCCAGACGTCTGAATGATCAGAGACCGGCGAACCTTCCACCGCTAAAGGTTCTGATTCAGGTAAACACCAGTGGCGAAGAGAGTAAGTCCGGCACCACAGAAGCGGAAGTTTTTGCACTGGCTGAGTTGATTTCTGCTCTGCCAAACCTCACTTTAAAAGGGTTGATGTCTATTCCGGCCAATGTGTCTGACCACCAGTCTCAGTTAAGCGCATTTACTCAACTGGCAGACCTTAAAAACAAACTGGCTGCTAAGTATGAAGGTTTAGACACCTTATCAATGGGAATGAGTGGCGATATGGAAGCCGCCGTGGAAGCCGGTAGTACTATGGTAAGAATTGGTACCGCGATTTTTGGTGCCAGAGACTATTCAAACAAAAAATAA
- a CDS encoding type IV pilus twitching motility protein PilT, with amino-acid sequence MDIAELLQFSVKHNASDLHLSAGVPPMIRIDGDVRKLGMPAFSHSDVHRLVFDIMNDAQRSEFEEKLETDFSFELPDVGRFRVNAFNQSRGCAAVFRTIPTRIPTLDELSAPEIFSEIANYEKGLVLVTGPTGSGKSTTLAAMVDYVNQHHNKHILTIEDPIEFVHQNNKCLINQREVHRDTHSFKAALRSALREDPDVILVGELRDQETISLALTAAETGHLVFGTLHTSSAAKTIDRIIDVFPGSEKNMVRSMLSESLRAVIAQKLLKRVGGGRVACHEVMIANNAIRNLIREDKVAQMLSIIQTGAASGMKTMEQSAKQLLARGEVEQEEVNKKIEIVQMSSTF; translated from the coding sequence ATGGATATCGCTGAGTTACTGCAATTTAGTGTAAAGCATAATGCTTCAGATCTACATCTTTCTGCAGGTGTTCCTCCAATGATAAGGATAGATGGTGATGTAAGAAAGCTTGGAATGCCGGCATTTTCTCATTCTGATGTTCACAGACTGGTTTTTGACATTATGAATGATGCGCAAAGAAGCGAATTTGAAGAAAAGCTGGAGACGGATTTTTCCTTTGAGTTGCCGGATGTGGGGCGCTTTAGGGTGAATGCCTTTAATCAGTCCAGAGGGTGTGCGGCTGTTTTTCGTACCATCCCGACAAGAATTCCGACACTGGATGAGCTTTCCGCTCCTGAGATTTTTTCTGAGATAGCAAACTATGAAAAAGGTCTGGTTCTGGTGACTGGCCCAACGGGCTCTGGTAAGTCTACGACGCTGGCGGCAATGGTTGACTATGTTAACCAGCACCATAATAAGCATATCCTGACCATTGAAGATCCGATTGAGTTTGTTCATCAGAATAATAAGTGTCTGATTAACCAGCGGGAAGTGCACAGGGATACCCATAGCTTTAAAGCGGCTCTGCGTTCTGCTTTACGTGAAGACCCGGATGTGATTCTGGTGGGTGAGCTTCGCGATCAGGAAACCATTAGTCTGGCATTAACAGCAGCGGAAACCGGGCATCTGGTATTTGGTACTCTGCACACCAGTTCTGCGGCTAAAACCATTGACCGTATTATTGATGTGTTCCCGGGCTCTGAGAAAAATATGGTTCGTTCAATGCTGTCTGAGTCGCTTCGCGCGGTTATTGCTCAGAAGCTGCTAAAGCGTGTTGGCGGGGGCAGGGTGGCCTGTCATGAGGTGATGATTGCTAACAACGCTATCCGTAACCTTATCCGCGAAGATAAAGTAGCTCAGATGTTGTCTATTATTCAGACGGGGGCAGCTTCAGGTATGAAAACCATGGAGCAGAGTGCGAAGCAGCTTCTGGCGCGGGGAGAGGTTGAGCAGGAAGAAGTAAATAAGAAAATTGAGATAGTGCAAATGAGTTCTACTTTTTAA